The Terracoccus luteus genome includes a region encoding these proteins:
- the mctP gene encoding monocarboxylate uptake permease MctP: MNTGVNGVALAVLIFFFVVVAAAGFWASRWRRPQSMESLEEWGLGGRSFGTWVTWFLLGGDLYTAYTFVAVPAAMFSAGAVSGFFAVPYTIVLYPIIFIFMSRLWSVSHRHGYVTPADFVEGRSGSRGLSLAVAVTGFVATMPYIALQLVGIQAVLEVAGVGGGDNIVAKDAPIFIAFLVLALYTYTSGLRAPAIIAFVKDILIYIVIIVAVIYLPSKVGGWGTIFDAAKGKMETTNAATGKPTGVFTPGPGQYWAYATLALGSAMALFMYPHSITATLSAKSRNTIRKNASILPAYSFLLGLLALLGWVAIAAGTKPIGLDGKPNPQLVVPQLFEDFFPSWFAGVAFAAIAIGALVPAAIMSIAAANTFTRNIYKAWLRPNATAKQEARVSKNTSLVVKLFALLFVLLLDKSNAINFQLLGGIWIMQTFPSVVFYLYTRWFHRWALLGGWAVGMVYGTVAAYNVVNPVTKANFGGSTAEIPGLGQMGYIAITAFVLNLVVTVVLTLVMRYVVKAPEGKDATIPADYFADAGDPRVEKLDPAAPAAPPAH; this comes from the coding sequence ATGAACACCGGCGTCAACGGCGTCGCGCTCGCCGTCCTCATCTTCTTCTTCGTCGTCGTCGCCGCAGCCGGCTTCTGGGCCTCCCGCTGGCGCCGCCCCCAGAGCATGGAGAGCCTCGAGGAGTGGGGCCTCGGCGGTCGCTCCTTCGGCACGTGGGTCACCTGGTTCCTGCTCGGTGGCGACCTCTACACCGCCTACACCTTCGTCGCCGTGCCGGCGGCCATGTTCTCGGCCGGCGCCGTGAGCGGCTTCTTCGCCGTGCCCTACACGATCGTGCTCTACCCGATCATCTTCATCTTCATGTCGCGCCTGTGGTCGGTCTCGCACCGCCACGGCTACGTCACCCCGGCCGACTTCGTCGAGGGCCGCTCCGGCTCGCGCGGGCTCTCGCTGGCCGTCGCCGTGACCGGCTTCGTCGCGACCATGCCCTACATCGCCCTCCAGCTCGTCGGCATCCAGGCCGTGCTCGAGGTGGCGGGCGTCGGGGGCGGCGACAACATCGTCGCCAAGGACGCGCCGATCTTCATCGCCTTCCTCGTGCTCGCGCTCTACACCTACACCTCGGGCCTGCGCGCGCCGGCGATCATCGCCTTCGTCAAGGACATCCTCATCTACATCGTCATCATCGTGGCGGTCATCTACCTGCCGTCGAAGGTCGGCGGCTGGGGCACGATCTTCGACGCCGCCAAGGGCAAGATGGAGACGACGAACGCGGCGACCGGCAAGCCCACCGGCGTCTTCACCCCCGGCCCCGGCCAGTACTGGGCCTACGCCACGCTCGCCCTCGGCTCGGCCATGGCGCTGTTCATGTACCCGCACTCGATCACGGCGACCCTGTCGGCCAAGAGCCGCAACACGATCCGCAAGAACGCCTCGATCCTCCCGGCCTACTCGTTCCTGCTCGGGCTGCTCGCCCTGCTCGGCTGGGTCGCGATCGCCGCGGGCACCAAGCCGATCGGTCTCGACGGCAAGCCCAACCCGCAGCTCGTCGTGCCGCAGCTGTTCGAGGACTTCTTCCCGTCGTGGTTCGCCGGCGTGGCCTTCGCCGCCATCGCCATCGGCGCCCTCGTCCCGGCGGCCATCATGTCGATCGCCGCGGCCAACACCTTCACCCGCAACATCTACAAGGCCTGGCTGCGGCCGAACGCGACGGCCAAGCAGGAAGCGCGCGTCTCGAAGAACACCTCGCTCGTCGTCAAGCTGTTCGCGCTGCTCTTCGTGCTGCTGCTCGACAAGAGCAACGCCATCAACTTCCAGCTGCTCGGCGGAATCTGGATCATGCAGACGTTCCCGTCGGTGGTCTTCTACCTCTACACGCGCTGGTTCCACCGCTGGGCGCTGCTCGGCGGCTGGGCCGTCGGGATGGTCTACGGCACCGTCGCCGCGTACAACGTCGTCAACCCGGTGACGAAGGCCAACTTCGGCGGCTCGACGGCCGAGATCCCGGGCCTGGGCCAGATGGGCTACATCGCCATCACGGCGTTCGTGCTCAACCTCGTCGTGACGGTCGTGCTCACCCTCGTCATGCGCTACGTCGTCAAGGCGCCCGAGGGCAAGGACGCGACGATCCCCGCCGACTACTTCGCGGATGCCGGGGACCCGCGGGTCGAGAAGCTGGACCCGGCCGCTCCCGCGGCCCCGCCGGCGCACTGA
- a CDS encoding DUF3311 domain-containing protein: MSSPHRREAPPANKGLLALAGVLLAIPIIALMLVGTYAKEEPRLGDWPFFIWYQFLWVIICSAATYTAYRIVLKARPHVPMTQDGTEFLDSDASDPRGGAGAPGAPGVPGASDPDSTGPQGGTR, from the coding sequence GTGAGCAGTCCACACCGGCGCGAGGCGCCTCCTGCGAACAAGGGCCTGCTGGCCCTCGCAGGAGTGCTGCTCGCCATCCCGATCATCGCCCTCATGCTCGTGGGCACGTACGCGAAGGAGGAGCCGCGCCTCGGCGACTGGCCCTTCTTCATCTGGTACCAGTTCCTCTGGGTCATCATCTGCTCCGCCGCGACGTACACCGCCTACCGCATCGTGCTCAAGGCGCGGCCGCACGTGCCGATGACCCAGGACGGCACCGAGTTCCTCGACTCCGACGCGTCCGACCCCCGCGGCGGCGCGGGCGCCCCCGGCGCCCCCGGCGTTCCGGGCGCTTCTGACCCTGACTCCACCGGCCCCCAGGGAGGGACCCGATGA
- the lpdA gene encoding dihydrolipoyl dehydrogenase, which produces MADFDVVVLGAGPGGYVAAIRASQLGKKVAVVEKQYWGGVCLNVGCIPSKALLKNAELSHTLTHEKAKFGIEGDVTMSFGPTFKRSRQVSSGIVKGVHFLMKKNKIEEIDGWGTLTGASSMDVALNDGSSRSITFDNLIVATGSVTRMIPGVEVSKNVVTYEEQILDENLPGSIIIAGSGAIGVEFAYVMKNFGVDVTIVEFLDRMVPTEDADVSKELLKHYKKLGVKVMLGTKVEAVEDTGSGVKVTVSPAAGGDQQVLEADRLMSAIGFAPRTQGYGLEAAGVELTERGAIAIDEYCRTNVPNVYAIGDVTAKLMLAHVAEAMGIVAAETIAGAETMAIDYAFIPRATYCQPQIGSMGLSEQQAKDAGHDVKTATFPFSANGKAMGLGDAVGFVKIIADAEHNEILGAAMIGPDVTELLPVLNLAQTWDLTADEVSRTVFAHPTLGEAVKEAVHGIAGHMINF; this is translated from the coding sequence ATGGCTGATTTCGATGTCGTTGTGCTCGGTGCCGGTCCCGGTGGCTACGTCGCGGCGATCCGCGCCTCGCAGCTCGGCAAGAAGGTCGCCGTCGTGGAGAAGCAGTACTGGGGCGGCGTCTGCCTCAACGTCGGCTGCATCCCGAGCAAGGCACTGCTGAAGAACGCGGAGCTGTCGCACACGCTGACGCACGAGAAGGCCAAGTTCGGCATCGAGGGCGACGTCACGATGTCGTTCGGCCCGACCTTCAAGCGCAGCCGCCAGGTGTCCTCGGGCATCGTCAAGGGCGTCCACTTCCTCATGAAGAAGAATAAGATTGAGGAGATCGATGGCTGGGGCACCCTCACCGGCGCCAGCTCGATGGACGTCGCGCTCAACGACGGCTCGTCGCGCAGCATCACCTTCGACAACCTCATCGTCGCCACCGGGTCGGTGACCCGCATGATCCCGGGCGTCGAGGTGAGCAAGAACGTCGTCACCTACGAGGAGCAGATCCTCGACGAGAACCTGCCCGGCTCGATCATCATCGCCGGCTCGGGCGCCATCGGCGTCGAGTTCGCCTACGTCATGAAGAACTTCGGTGTCGATGTCACCATCGTCGAGTTCCTCGACCGCATGGTCCCCACCGAGGACGCCGACGTGTCCAAGGAGCTGCTCAAGCACTACAAGAAGCTCGGCGTGAAGGTCATGCTCGGCACCAAGGTCGAGGCCGTCGAGGACACCGGCTCCGGCGTCAAGGTCACCGTCAGCCCCGCCGCCGGCGGCGACCAGCAGGTGCTCGAGGCCGACCGTCTCATGTCGGCCATCGGGTTCGCCCCGCGCACGCAGGGCTACGGCCTCGAGGCCGCCGGGGTCGAGCTCACCGAGCGCGGCGCCATCGCCATCGACGAGTACTGCCGCACGAACGTGCCCAACGTCTACGCCATCGGCGACGTCACGGCCAAGCTCATGCTCGCCCACGTCGCCGAGGCCATGGGCATCGTCGCCGCCGAGACGATCGCGGGCGCGGAGACGATGGCCATCGACTACGCCTTCATCCCGCGGGCCACCTACTGCCAGCCGCAGATCGGCTCGATGGGCCTGTCGGAGCAGCAGGCGAAGGATGCCGGCCACGACGTCAAGACGGCCACGTTCCCCTTCTCGGCCAACGGCAAGGCGATGGGCCTGGGCGACGCCGTCGGGTTCGTCAAGATCATCGCCGACGCGGAGCACAACGAGATCCTCGGCGCCGCCATGATCGGCCCCGACGTGACCGAGCTGCTGCCGGTGCTCAACCTCGCGCAGACGTGGGACCTCACGGCCGACGAGGTGTCGCGCACCGTCTTCGCCCACCCGACCCTGGGCGAGGCCGTCAAGGAAGCCGTTCACGGCATCGCCGGGCACATGATCAACTTCTGA